In Roseiconus lacunae, one genomic interval encodes:
- a CDS encoding sugar kinase: MKSFVTIGEIMGRFCTQGFARFEQAVPGTMAVTFGGAEASIAALLARLGNSAAFVTALPNNPIGHACVTELRAMNVDSRQTVFVDDSRLGLYFVEQAVGARAGQVIYDRDRSAFATTSADRYDWEAIFANADWLVITGITPAISKLAAEMTCEAIGRAKRSGIRIAMDMNFRSKLWRWDPSCSPAELAFRWMSKLACEVDVLIGGVDDFVNRLGFPQDEKTALPTQILNAYENVQHVVLTRRSGSGGEQRFSAELHSRDQDPAVSGTANITSVVDRIGTGDAFAAALIDSLASDRFSSAIDTIEFAVAACQLAHTIPGDFSLIERSEILEAMAGSSAGRIRR, translated from the coding sequence GTGAAGAGTTTTGTCACCATCGGTGAAATCATGGGGCGTTTCTGTACCCAAGGTTTCGCACGTTTTGAACAGGCCGTTCCAGGAACCATGGCGGTAACCTTCGGGGGCGCGGAAGCATCGATTGCCGCACTTCTTGCACGGCTTGGAAACTCGGCTGCGTTTGTTACCGCGCTCCCCAATAATCCGATCGGGCACGCTTGTGTGACGGAACTGCGTGCGATGAATGTTGACAGCCGCCAGACCGTTTTCGTCGACGATTCTCGACTCGGATTGTATTTCGTCGAACAAGCTGTTGGCGCTCGTGCCGGGCAAGTGATTTACGATCGTGATCGGTCTGCGTTCGCGACGACTTCTGCTGACCGCTACGACTGGGAGGCTATATTCGCAAATGCGGATTGGTTGGTGATCACGGGAATTACCCCCGCGATTTCGAAACTTGCGGCGGAAATGACATGCGAAGCGATCGGTCGGGCAAAACGCTCCGGAATTCGGATCGCGATGGACATGAATTTTCGCTCGAAGCTTTGGCGTTGGGATCCGTCATGCTCCCCGGCCGAACTTGCGTTTCGGTGGATGTCCAAGCTCGCCTGCGAAGTTGACGTGCTGATCGGCGGTGTCGACGATTTCGTTAATCGACTTGGGTTTCCTCAGGATGAGAAAACGGCGTTGCCAACGCAGATCTTAAACGCATATGAAAACGTCCAGCATGTCGTGTTGACGCGAAGAAGCGGCAGTGGCGGGGAGCAACGTTTTTCTGCGGAACTGCATTCGCGCGACCAAGATCCCGCAGTGTCCGGAACTGCAAACATCACCAGCGTCGTCGATCGGATTGGAACTGGTGACGCGTTCGCGGCCGCTTTGATTGATTCGCTCGCATCCGATCGTTTTTCTTCGGCGATCGATACCATCGAATTTGCCGTGGCCGCGTGTCAATTGGCGCACACGATTCCCGGTGACTTTAGTTTGATCGAGCGTTCGGAAATCTTAGAGGCTATGGCAGGAAGCTCTGCCGGGCGTATCCGTCGATAA
- a CDS encoding YhaN family protein codes for MLIERLDLLAFGGFTNHALELAAEPRKFHLIYGPNESGKSTCLRAITALLFGIPNQTTDNYLHPNAKLRVGATLRVGDDERLQFIRRKGRKNTELKADGTTPLAPEELTRALGGIDEQTFHHRFALSHEHLVEGGKAILESRGELGEILFAAGAGVGKLRSILSQLETEERDLYAARARKAAINAALSELEQKRSEIRDLQTPPAEYRSVCDRIEQSEAKAEQLNGEQSESRQQLSRNQSFREALKYVPLWRHAQQRLEQLHQVPSLDDDFAARRREANANRAAKQTRVEELRAELESHLGRLQKLKTDAAILENADQVVSLFQSIATREVADTERVGLQRLLDDQRGVVCRVLSELDVDLPEGASVEVIEEAVERHQLSDSVHARIGELAGDYEVVRQQEQDASDRLRTIRRELGEIDEDLENSPTSGDPHALEAVLTEIGQPRDLLSQLDQQQSTFSDAERECQQLLQALGFSDRSIKEATAFVPPTTAQLDQFEESFAEARRELDHLNDQRTSKSQRQQSLRQQLASLQTKQVLPTEQELSDQRERRDQAVDRLSMASTDEARIEMSQQTRREIRLADQVVDTLRSQQQKVLQAETLRIEIAAIDEEIALCEREIETATAATSALTTRWESLWQDKGVAPGTLKEMRQWLGRLDSLVEKAESLSQCQSQLSQSEEKLKRVKARLGNAVTLAWSMRPVMAGNLDAATPIPGDLDLETLHDTANGLRQELWATAERRNRIQSKRDELAAEVPRAEAKLESCRKRRQQWEEQWRAATSNVISDSLATPAVVNARIKRIQELFQAKRDHDATVNRIAAIQRDHDAFHQHVKSIAAIVGQPTTGTQNESDLAQTLYQRLQAAKESDRERQRLTKVGDEIRAKLDHVTEGLRQDESAIAELCHEAGVTSVEDLPEVEKLAQEKRCVQTEFESIQKQLVMLAGQTNLDDFVAEVESQNPSELEENVDRLSRRLDELSKQRTEIEQHIGGLKRDRERIDGSDRAASLNQELQMVLGRISRHAEQWARLRIASLVMRQAIDHYRRANESPVLNIACRAFSDLTLERYTGLRPEYDDKDRWSLVGVEHDTDGIEKTVPVEMMSDGTRDSVFLAMRLASIEHQLSSGRTFPVIVDDCLIQLDDARAAAGLRLFSTLSEKTQVLMFTHHEHVLDLAASTLAPDQYHVHRLPS; via the coding sequence ATGTTAATTGAACGACTTGATCTATTGGCGTTCGGCGGATTTACCAACCATGCTCTTGAGCTTGCTGCGGAGCCGCGAAAGTTTCATTTGATCTATGGTCCAAATGAATCCGGCAAGTCAACTTGCTTACGAGCGATCACCGCGTTGCTGTTCGGAATCCCGAATCAAACGACGGACAACTATTTGCACCCCAACGCAAAACTTCGTGTCGGCGCAACGCTGAGGGTCGGTGACGATGAGCGATTGCAATTTATCCGTCGCAAGGGACGCAAGAACACCGAGTTAAAAGCCGATGGCACGACCCCCCTGGCACCGGAGGAATTAACGCGAGCGCTCGGTGGCATAGATGAGCAGACCTTTCATCATCGCTTCGCACTTTCTCACGAACATTTAGTCGAAGGCGGAAAAGCGATTTTGGAGTCCCGCGGCGAATTGGGAGAAATCTTGTTTGCTGCCGGAGCCGGCGTGGGAAAGTTGCGTTCGATTTTGTCACAACTTGAAACAGAGGAACGCGATCTCTACGCCGCTCGTGCCCGGAAGGCGGCCATCAACGCTGCACTTTCCGAGTTGGAGCAAAAACGCAGCGAGATCCGTGACCTTCAAACGCCGCCCGCCGAATATCGGTCGGTATGCGACCGTATCGAACAAAGTGAAGCCAAAGCGGAGCAACTTAACGGCGAGCAATCTGAATCACGACAGCAGCTGAGTCGAAATCAGTCTTTTCGAGAGGCGCTCAAGTATGTGCCGTTGTGGCGACACGCCCAGCAGCGTCTTGAGCAGTTGCACCAAGTCCCATCACTCGACGACGATTTCGCAGCCCGGCGCCGGGAGGCCAACGCAAACCGCGCCGCGAAACAAACGCGTGTCGAAGAACTGCGTGCCGAGCTTGAGAGTCATCTTGGCCGACTGCAAAAACTAAAAACGGACGCGGCAATTCTTGAAAATGCGGACCAAGTTGTTTCGTTGTTTCAGTCGATTGCCACTCGCGAAGTGGCCGATACCGAGCGTGTCGGCTTGCAGCGATTACTTGACGATCAACGCGGGGTGGTCTGCCGCGTTCTTTCAGAGTTAGACGTGGATTTGCCGGAGGGAGCATCCGTCGAGGTAATCGAAGAAGCCGTTGAACGTCATCAACTTTCCGATTCGGTTCATGCTCGGATCGGTGAGCTGGCCGGTGATTACGAAGTCGTCCGGCAACAGGAACAAGATGCCAGTGACCGCCTTCGCACGATTCGGCGTGAACTAGGGGAGATCGATGAAGATCTTGAAAACAGTCCCACGTCTGGCGATCCTCACGCATTAGAAGCGGTGCTTACTGAAATCGGCCAGCCACGTGATCTATTGAGCCAACTGGACCAACAACAGTCGACGTTCTCTGATGCCGAGCGAGAGTGCCAACAGTTGTTGCAAGCGTTGGGCTTTAGCGATCGATCAATCAAAGAAGCCACCGCGTTTGTTCCGCCGACCACGGCACAACTCGATCAATTCGAAGAATCCTTTGCGGAAGCCCGACGCGAACTAGATCATTTGAATGATCAACGGACGTCGAAGTCACAGCGACAGCAATCACTTCGACAACAACTCGCGAGTCTACAGACCAAGCAGGTTTTACCCACCGAACAAGAATTGTCGGATCAGCGTGAGCGTCGTGATCAAGCGGTCGACCGCTTGAGTATGGCGAGCACCGATGAAGCGCGGATCGAAATGTCTCAGCAGACCCGCCGCGAAATTCGGTTGGCCGACCAGGTCGTCGACACGTTGCGGTCACAACAACAAAAGGTGCTGCAAGCGGAAACACTACGCATAGAGATTGCGGCGATCGACGAGGAGATTGCGCTTTGTGAGCGAGAGATAGAAACGGCAACCGCAGCGACTTCCGCATTAACGACGCGCTGGGAATCACTTTGGCAGGACAAGGGTGTCGCACCGGGAACGCTGAAGGAAATGAGGCAATGGCTGGGAAGGCTCGATAGCTTGGTCGAAAAAGCGGAGAGTTTAAGTCAATGCCAATCCCAGTTGTCGCAATCGGAGGAAAAACTAAAACGCGTCAAAGCACGACTCGGTAACGCTGTCACGTTGGCATGGTCCATGCGGCCTGTTATGGCCGGAAACTTGGACGCCGCAACTCCAATACCTGGCGATTTGGATCTCGAAACGCTTCATGACACCGCCAACGGGTTGCGTCAAGAGCTTTGGGCGACCGCCGAACGCCGCAATCGAATTCAATCCAAACGTGACGAACTCGCCGCCGAAGTTCCTAGAGCAGAGGCAAAGTTAGAATCTTGCCGCAAACGCCGCCAGCAATGGGAGGAACAATGGCGTGCGGCGACATCCAACGTCATCTCTGATTCTTTGGCCACCCCAGCGGTCGTCAATGCTAGGATTAAACGAATACAGGAGCTGTTCCAAGCGAAACGTGATCATGATGCTACCGTTAACCGAATCGCGGCGATCCAACGTGATCACGACGCGTTCCACCAACACGTCAAATCCATCGCAGCCATTGTTGGTCAACCTACCACGGGAACGCAGAACGAATCGGACTTGGCTCAAACGCTCTACCAACGTTTGCAGGCTGCCAAAGAATCCGATCGAGAACGGCAACGTTTGACGAAAGTTGGTGACGAGATTCGAGCCAAGCTTGATCATGTGACCGAAGGGCTTCGCCAAGACGAATCGGCGATCGCGGAACTCTGCCACGAGGCCGGCGTCACATCCGTCGAGGATCTTCCTGAAGTCGAAAAGCTTGCTCAAGAAAAGCGATGTGTTCAAACCGAATTCGAAAGCATTCAAAAGCAACTGGTGATGTTGGCCGGTCAAACAAATCTCGATGATTTCGTAGCCGAAGTTGAGTCACAGAATCCATCAGAACTGGAAGAAAACGTCGACCGTTTGTCTCGCCGACTTGACGAGCTATCGAAACAGCGAACGGAGATAGAACAGCACATCGGTGGGCTCAAGCGAGATCGTGAGCGGATCGATGGAAGTGATCGCGCGGCTAGCTTGAATCAAGAACTTCAGATGGTTCTCGGAAGAATCAGTCGGCATGCCGAGCAATGGGCGAGACTGCGAATCGCCTCTTTAGTCATGCGCCAGGCGATTGACCATTACCGACGTGCTAACGAAAGTCCGGTCCTAAACATCGCGTGTCGTGCCTTTTCCGACTTGACGTTGGAACGTTACACCGGATTGCGTCCAGAATATGACGACAAGGATCGTTGGTCACTGGTCGGTGTTGAACATGACACCGATGGGATAGAAAAGACCGTCCCCGTCGAAATGATGAGTGACGGGACGAGAGATTCGGTCTTTCTGGCGATGCGTCTTGCGTCGATCGAGCATCAGCTCTCATCGGGCAGGACGTTTCCGGTGATCGTGGATGATTGTTTAATTCAACTTGACGATGCACGAGCCGCGGCCGGCCTACGGTTGTTTTCAACGCTCTCGGAAAAGACGCAGGTGCTGATGTTCACTCACCATGAACACGTTTTGGATCTCGCCGCTAGTACGCTCGCCCCCGATCAGTACCACGTCCACCGACTGCCGTCCTAA
- a CDS encoding metallophosphoesterase family protein translates to MKTRKILHAADIHLDSPLQKLDRYENAPVEQIRGASRRALEAMTTYAIENDIDLVVIAGDLYDGEWTDQNTGLAFVAQATRLSEAGIPLLVIRGNHDAANQMTSSLPLPSQGDVGPIFLSEQHAETRVLDDLGIAVHGQSFAKRAETGNMAAAYPDPISGMFNLGMLHTGLEGNSMHATYAPCTPQQLSDKGYQYWALGHIHTRADHALDGGAPIVFPGNLQGRHINETGPKGFVVIEIDDRQRCDHSFHCCDVLRWHECVIDCTDLDHREALFDRFEDEIRSAIAEAEDRLLITRVRLVGQTKLSSELIRQQDALRGELQAVGVMAARDQLWLEDLRVRTQLPQSGRPQDLDGPMESVHEVLQELRQSPQQSKLIAKELDALLRKLPPELRGQSMTAALPTEDPQWIESLIEGAAAEVHARIQNAQ, encoded by the coding sequence CGTTATGAAAATGCGCCCGTTGAACAGATCCGCGGTGCCAGTCGTCGGGCGCTGGAGGCGATGACGACTTATGCGATCGAAAATGATATCGACTTGGTTGTGATTGCCGGCGATTTGTATGACGGCGAATGGACGGATCAAAACACCGGTTTGGCCTTCGTCGCCCAGGCGACCCGGCTTTCCGAGGCTGGGATTCCGTTACTCGTCATTCGCGGCAACCATGACGCGGCGAACCAAATGACGTCATCGTTGCCCCTGCCGTCGCAGGGCGATGTCGGTCCGATCTTCCTGTCCGAACAGCACGCCGAAACGCGTGTGCTGGACGATTTAGGAATCGCCGTTCACGGTCAGTCATTTGCCAAACGTGCCGAGACCGGGAATATGGCGGCCGCCTACCCGGATCCGATCAGCGGGATGTTCAATCTTGGTATGCTGCACACCGGGCTGGAAGGTAATTCGATGCATGCAACCTATGCCCCCTGCACCCCGCAGCAATTGTCCGACAAAGGATATCAGTATTGGGCGCTCGGGCACATTCATACCCGCGCCGATCATGCGCTCGATGGAGGGGCACCGATCGTCTTTCCCGGCAACCTCCAGGGACGACACATCAACGAAACGGGGCCAAAAGGGTTTGTTGTAATCGAGATCGATGACCGCCAACGCTGCGATCATAGCTTTCACTGTTGCGACGTGTTGCGTTGGCACGAATGTGTGATCGACTGCACCGATCTCGATCATCGTGAGGCCTTGTTTGATCGGTTCGAGGACGAAATTCGGTCAGCCATCGCCGAAGCCGAAGACCGCCTATTGATCACTCGCGTTCGCCTTGTCGGGCAAACGAAGCTTTCGTCCGAGTTGATCCGCCAACAAGATGCCCTGCGTGGTGAACTGCAAGCGGTCGGCGTCATGGCGGCACGAGATCAACTCTGGCTCGAAGACCTCCGTGTTCGGACTCAATTGCCACAATCGGGAAGGCCACAAGACCTTGATGGTCCGATGGAAAGTGTTCACGAAGTCTTGCAAGAACTGCGTCAGTCACCTCAGCAGTCGAAACTGATCGCAAAGGAACTCGATGCGTTGCTACGGAAGTTGCCTCCGGAACTCCGAGGGCAATCGATGACCGCTGCGCTTCCGACCGAAGATCCGCAATGGATCGAAAGCTTGATCGAAGGGGCGGCCGCCGAAGTTCACGCTCGTATTCAAAACGCCCAGTAA
- the eda gene encoding bifunctional 4-hydroxy-2-oxoglutarate aldolase/2-dehydro-3-deoxy-phosphogluconate aldolase — protein sequence MQIENRHCHRFPSDLSARIRRAGVIAVLVVDSADDAIPLAETLLANGIDAIELTLRTPQALGAIERLADEFAELVIGAGTVLTIDQVREAKSAGAQFAVAPGLNPETLRAASQFQLPFAPGVCTPSEIEIAVSLNCQLLKFFPAEPSGGISYLHAIAGPYAHLDLQFIPLGGINSDNVSDYARSSSVHSIGGSWIAPRQWIQQHRWVEIGKRAKTMARLVEAARNPSS from the coding sequence ATGCAAATCGAAAATCGACATTGCCATCGATTTCCCTCCGACCTTTCCGCGCGAATTCGCCGAGCCGGCGTGATCGCTGTGTTGGTCGTTGATTCTGCGGATGATGCGATTCCGTTGGCGGAAACGCTGCTCGCCAATGGAATCGACGCCATCGAACTGACGCTGCGGACACCGCAGGCCCTTGGGGCGATCGAACGTCTTGCGGACGAGTTTGCCGAGCTTGTCATTGGTGCGGGGACAGTGCTCACGATCGATCAGGTTCGGGAAGCGAAAAGTGCCGGTGCTCAATTCGCCGTCGCACCGGGATTGAATCCAGAAACGCTTCGAGCCGCATCGCAGTTCCAACTGCCCTTTGCCCCTGGGGTGTGTACACCCTCGGAAATTGAAATTGCCGTTTCGCTAAATTGCCAATTGTTGAAATTTTTCCCCGCCGAACCGTCTGGGGGAATCAGCTATCTTCATGCGATCGCCGGGCCATACGCACACCTCGATCTGCAATTCATTCCGCTTGGTGGAATAAATTCTGATAACGTAAGCGACTATGCTCGTTCGAGCAGCGTGCACAGTATCGGAGGCTCATGGATCGCACCACGTCAATGGATCCAGCAACATCGTTGGGTGGAGATCGGTAAGCGAGCCAAGACGATGGCACGCCTAGTCGAAGCCGCCCGCAACCCGTCGAGCTGA